The following proteins come from a genomic window of Flavobacteriales bacterium:
- a CDS encoding gliding motility-associated C-terminal domain-containing protein, with product MMKKILLIGILVVFSLVLKAQYNHIQKKVDANRQAFDNYGLSVDVEGDFAVVGMLGDDEDENEQNFIDSAGSAIVYKRSYNGNWDVYQKLVAPDRINGALFGSAVAIEEGQIFVAASHDYTDETGNNNINKSGSVYVYELVGSTWTFTQKIVAPDRGNIKCFFGWSLAVDSNLMIIGATEDPLEEDGITFTTRGGSVYFYEKNSSGVWNFVQKKVAFDRNGDDEYGHAVAISRDGRAVVGAPEQDLDENGLNTITDAGAIYIYEKTGAVWGFVQKKVLNNRSPDDQFGFAVGISDDRIVAGAPRHNVGTQVVGKIQVFERVNATTWNSLGTRVSNVLTNLSLGAYGTSIEMEGDKLFVGAPAESVGFTFGKGNVYLYEKSSSGPAGYGAGVPILPVPHNTGQVAFGNSIAVDDDKLIVGAIGDMTDENGANAIPMVSPPGLPDTDSVGAIHFFLQCNQANIPQISSSIPSAQICLGDSIQLVISGSSSLNSARDWYWYTGNYATGALVDSTDTIWVSPTVTTTYSVAGEGYCITSNASDSVGTITITVNATPTITANASPGTILCSGESVTLTGGGGVTYVWDNSVSDGVSFTPTVNGTYKVIGTDANGCVDSTTINLTVGTLPTVGINYTGSDTICSGTSITLSGTGTTSYSWDNGVSDGVAFTPTTTTTYTVTGTNASGCSNTEDTTIVVVAGPVVTASSGLTVICDGASVTLSAAGADSYLWGNGLGSGQSHTVSPSTTTSYTVTGTQNATGCTDSDVITIVVNNLPVIAANASPNDSLCIGESLTLTGSGATTYTWNNGVADGVAFIPNLGSTEYVVTATDANGCTGADTIDVEVFSLPAISASVSPSGSICSGDSVLLTGFGGVTYVWDSAGVDVGIVDNMAYYPPIGNNIVYTVTGTDVNGCVGTATQSITVNESPNVTAFSSAGGQSLCEGDTLELTALGNGLNPTWGNGVVDGVPFVPTVGTNLYTVLVTSANGCPGESSVSVLVNEQEDATITPVLPLCGGVPIQVLEAITPGGTWQGVGVDAVTGAFDAAIAGQGVHEIVYTTNGVCNASDTINIEVYPELVVVAKDDTVCFGDVDGEVSVEANGVAPYSYEWSTGETSSVLSEVGEGVYTVTVQDANNCVVDVEASVHLTESCDYHLFLPNVFSPNNDGDNDVFYVRGKGFESLKFVVFDRWGNKMFESTDKEIGWDGAFGGELVPSGVYVYYVEVDYYDGTSEIKEGNVCVVF from the coding sequence ATGATGAAAAAAATTCTGTTAATAGGAATTCTTGTGGTTTTTAGTCTTGTTTTAAAGGCTCAGTATAACCATATTCAAAAAAAAGTCGATGCTAATAGGCAAGCTTTTGATAACTATGGATTATCCGTTGATGTAGAAGGTGATTTTGCTGTTGTAGGGATGTTGGGAGACGATGAGGATGAGAATGAGCAAAACTTTATAGATTCTGCTGGTTCTGCTATTGTGTATAAAAGAAGTTATAATGGTAACTGGGATGTGTATCAAAAATTAGTGGCGCCAGATAGAATTAATGGGGCATTGTTTGGATCGGCTGTAGCTATTGAGGAAGGACAAATTTTTGTTGCTGCTTCTCATGATTATACCGATGAAACAGGGAACAACAATATCAATAAGTCTGGATCTGTATATGTATATGAACTGGTTGGTTCTACATGGACATTTACGCAAAAAATTGTAGCACCAGATCGAGGAAATATAAAATGCTTTTTTGGCTGGTCTTTAGCTGTAGATAGCAATTTAATGATCATAGGCGCTACTGAAGATCCCCTTGAAGAAGATGGAATCACTTTTACAACAAGAGGTGGAAGTGTCTACTTTTATGAAAAAAATAGTTCAGGTGTATGGAATTTTGTTCAAAAGAAAGTAGCGTTTGATAGAAACGGTGATGATGAATATGGGCATGCTGTTGCTATATCAAGGGATGGGCGAGCAGTTGTAGGTGCTCCTGAGCAAGATTTAGATGAAAATGGATTGAATACAATAACTGATGCAGGGGCTATTTATATTTATGAAAAAACTGGAGCAGTTTGGGGATTTGTTCAGAAGAAAGTCTTGAATAATAGAAGTCCTGATGATCAATTTGGATTTGCCGTAGGGATTTCAGATGATAGAATTGTTGCAGGTGCTCCTCGACATAATGTAGGAACGCAAGTAGTTGGAAAAATACAAGTTTTTGAAAGAGTAAATGCTACCACTTGGAATTCATTGGGAACAAGAGTCTCTAATGTGTTAACTAACCTTTCTTTAGGTGCTTATGGGACCTCAATAGAAATGGAGGGAGATAAACTATTTGTAGGTGCTCCAGCTGAAAGTGTTGGTTTTACTTTTGGAAAAGGAAATGTTTACCTTTATGAAAAAAGTTCTTCAGGTCCAGCGGGTTATGGCGCAGGAGTACCAATTTTGCCTGTGCCTCATAATACAGGGCAAGTGGCTTTTGGAAATTCTATAGCTGTAGATGATGATAAACTAATAGTGGGAGCAATTGGAGATATGACCGATGAAAATGGGGCAAACGCTATTCCGATGGTTAGTCCTCCAGGTTTGCCAGATACAGATTCTGTAGGGGCTATTCACTTTTTCTTACAGTGTAATCAAGCGAATATTCCTCAAATTAGTTCATCTATCCCTTCTGCTCAAATTTGTTTAGGAGATTCTATACAATTGGTAATTAGTGGTTCAAGTTCTTTAAATTCAGCCAGAGATTGGTATTGGTATACAGGGAACTATGCAACAGGAGCTCTTGTAGATTCTACAGATACCATTTGGGTGAGTCCAACTGTTACGACGACCTATAGTGTTGCTGGTGAAGGGTATTGCATTACTTCAAATGCTTCTGATAGTGTAGGAACCATAACTATTACAGTGAATGCTACACCAACAATTACAGCCAATGCTTCGCCAGGTACAATATTATGTTCGGGTGAAAGTGTGACCTTAACAGGTGGTGGTGGTGTTACTTATGTATGGGATAATAGCGTTTCAGATGGAGTTAGTTTTACACCAACAGTTAACGGTACATACAAAGTTATCGGTACAGATGCTAATGGTTGTGTAGATAGTACAACCATTAATTTGACTGTGGGAACATTACCTACTGTAGGAATTAATTATACAGGTAGTGATACAATATGTTCTGGGACTTCAATAACATTGTCAGGAACAGGCACTACAAGCTATTCATGGGATAATGGTGTTTCAGATGGAGTAGCTTTTACACCAACAACAACGACTACATATACGGTGACAGGAACAAATGCTTCGGGGTGTTCTAATACTGAAGATACAACAATAGTTGTTGTGGCTGGACCAGTGGTAACAGCTAGTTCTGGTCTTACAGTAATATGTGATGGGGCTTCAGTTACATTATCTGCTGCTGGAGCAGATTCTTATTTGTGGGGAAATGGGTTAGGAAGTGGTCAAAGTCATACTGTTTCTCCTAGTACTACTACATCTTATACCGTAACAGGAACACAAAATGCTACAGGATGTACAGATTCGGATGTGATTACTATTGTTGTTAATAATTTACCTGTAATTGCTGCTAATGCTTCTCCAAATGATTCTCTATGTATAGGGGAGAGTTTAACTCTAACAGGAAGCGGAGCTACTACCTACACATGGAATAATGGAGTTGCCGATGGAGTTGCTTTTATACCAAATTTAGGAAGTACAGAGTATGTAGTTACTGCAACAGATGCAAATGGATGTACGGGAGCTGATACCATAGATGTCGAGGTGTTTAGCTTGCCAGCAATTAGTGCGTCCGTGTCTCCGTCTGGTTCTATATGTTCAGGAGATTCAGTGTTGTTAACAGGTTTTGGTGGGGTAACCTATGTTTGGGATAGTGCTGGAGTGGATGTTGGAATTGTTGATAATATGGCTTATTATCCACCGATAGGAAATAATATTGTATATACCGTAACAGGAACAGATGTAAATGGCTGTGTGGGTACAGCTACCCAATCAATAACGGTAAATGAATCACCTAATGTAACGGCTTTTTCTTCAGCAGGAGGACAAAGTTTATGTGAGGGGGATACACTTGAGTTAACAGCTTTAGGAAATGGACTGAATCCAACATGGGGTAATGGCGTGGTTGATGGAGTTCCTTTTGTTCCTACTGTAGGTACAAATTTATATACGGTGTTAGTGACAAGTGCAAATGGATGTCCTGGAGAGTCAAGTGTTTCAGTTCTAGTTAATGAACAAGAAGATGCTACAATTACCCCTGTTCTCCCACTGTGTGGAGGAGTTCCAATTCAGGTTTTAGAGGCGATTACTCCAGGGGGAACATGGCAAGGAGTTGGCGTGGATGCTGTAACAGGGGCTTTTGATGCTGCAATTGCAGGTCAAGGAGTACATGAGATTGTTTATACAACAAATGGTGTTTGTAATGCATCTGATACAATAAATATTGAAGTTTATCCAGAGTTAGTGGTCGTCGCTAAGGACGATACCGTTTGTTTTGGAGATGTTGATGGAGAGGTTAGTGTTGAAGCAAATGGAGTTGCTCCATATAGTTACGAATGGAGTACAGGAGAAACTTCTTCGGTGCTTTCGGAGGTGGGAGAAGGAGTTTATACAGTGACTGTTCAAGATGCAAACAATTGTGTAGTAGATGTTGAAGCAAGTGTGCATTTAACAGAATCGTGTGATTATCATTTGTTTTTGCCGAATGTATTTTCACCTAATAACGATGGAGATAATGATGTGTTCTATGTAAGAGGGAAAGGTTTTGAATCTTTAAAGTTTGTTGTTTTTGATCGATGGGGAAATAAAATGTTTGAATCAACCGATAAAGAGATCGGTTGGGATGGTGCTTTTGGAGGCGAACTGGTACCTTCTGGTGTTTATGTTTATTATGTTGAGGTCGATTATTACGATGGAACTTCTGAAATCAAAGAGGGGAATGTATGTGTTGTTTTCTAA
- a CDS encoding GNAT family N-acetyltransferase → MENEQKKVLPIQTKRLLLREIEETDLYNVYKGLSNSQVIAYYGVNFDSLEATKEQMSWFQEAEQFWWAICSVDKQTFYGAAGLNGWSKEHNKAEIGLWLLPEFWGRGIMTEVMPLICDYGFNELGIHRIEGFVESDNLNCKKAMSKLDFEYEGRMKDCEVKKGKYISVDIYAKLNV, encoded by the coding sequence ATGGAAAATGAACAAAAAAAGGTTTTGCCTATCCAAACAAAACGGCTTTTGTTAAGAGAAATAGAAGAAACGGATCTTTATAATGTTTATAAAGGGCTCTCTAATTCTCAAGTCATAGCGTATTATGGAGTGAATTTTGATAGCCTCGAAGCCACAAAAGAGCAGATGTCTTGGTTTCAAGAGGCTGAGCAATTTTGGTGGGCCATTTGTTCAGTCGATAAGCAGACGTTTTATGGAGCGGCTGGGTTGAATGGATGGTCAAAAGAACATAATAAAGCCGAAATTGGTCTTTGGTTACTTCCAGAGTTTTGGGGGAGAGGAATCATGACAGAAGTGATGCCATTAATCTGTGATTATGGTTTTAATGAGCTAGGGATACATCGAATTGAAGGTTTTGTAGAGTCAGATAATTTAAATTGTAAAAAGGCAATGTCAAAACTAGATTTTGAATATGAGGGAAGAATGAAAGATTGTGAAGTAAAAAAAGGGAAGTATATTAGTGTTGATATTTACGCTAAACTCAATGTTTAG
- a CDS encoding MFS transporter yields the protein MSKSIESVKGNKKVMNAWAFYDWANSVYPLVITTAIFPLFYEVKMPEVVEFLGGSFSRIGIYSYTIAISLLLVAMLSPILSGIADYVGNKKFFMKTFNYIGVASCVSMYFFESLPVFFQFFIILTANLGFWGSLVFYNSYLPEVAERKDHDNLSAKGFSLGYVGSVVLLGISLAMVMSQESPEQKVQMMRYAFLLTGAWWFGFAQISYMYLPNTYKEEKFSKDILSSGYKELRSVWREFMTLKSLRRFLRAFFIYSMAVQTIMTMAQFFGTNAIDWSIGLDVDLSGIPLGLSEEARMMEVNKIPEVASRMQVSMIISIILIQLIAIPGAYLFSFLSGKLGNIKVLLIAVVIWILICGGAYFVNTPFEFYTTAFFIGLVMGGVQSLSRSTYSKMLPDTTDTTSYFSFYDVLEKIGMTIGIISFGFLEDAFNIRYSVMALMIFFIVGLVLLLFVPRKDIKKVAN from the coding sequence ATGTCAAAAAGTATAGAGTCTGTAAAAGGAAATAAGAAAGTCATGAATGCTTGGGCTTTCTATGATTGGGCCAATTCTGTTTATCCTTTAGTAATTACCACAGCTATTTTTCCTTTGTTTTACGAGGTTAAAATGCCTGAAGTAGTTGAGTTTCTTGGCGGAAGTTTCTCTCGAATTGGAATTTATAGTTATACCATTGCTATATCTCTATTACTTGTAGCTATGCTTTCTCCAATTTTATCAGGAATAGCCGATTATGTGGGGAACAAAAAGTTCTTTATGAAGACTTTCAATTATATCGGTGTAGCTTCGTGTGTTTCAATGTACTTTTTTGAGAGTTTACCAGTGTTCTTTCAATTTTTTATCATTCTTACTGCAAATTTAGGCTTTTGGGGAAGTTTAGTATTTTATAATTCGTATTTACCTGAAGTGGCAGAGCGAAAAGATCATGATAATTTAAGTGCAAAAGGATTTTCTCTGGGATATGTAGGAAGTGTGGTATTGTTGGGAATTTCATTGGCAATGGTCATGAGCCAAGAAAGTCCAGAACAAAAAGTGCAAATGATGCGCTATGCTTTCTTACTAACTGGAGCATGGTGGTTTGGTTTTGCTCAAATTAGTTATATGTACTTGCCAAATACATACAAAGAAGAGAAGTTTAGTAAAGATATCTTGTCAAGTGGTTATAAAGAGTTAAGGTCAGTATGGAGAGAGTTTATGACGTTGAAAAGCCTTAGACGTTTTCTAAGAGCATTCTTTATCTATAGTATGGCTGTGCAAACGATCATGACCATGGCTCAATTTTTCGGTACCAATGCAATTGATTGGTCTATTGGGTTAGATGTCGATTTGTCTGGGATACCTTTAGGACTTTCAGAAGAGGCAAGAATGATGGAGGTTAATAAAATTCCTGAAGTAGCCTCGAGAATGCAAGTAAGCATGATAATCAGTATTATCCTGATACAGTTAATCGCGATACCTGGAGCTTATTTATTTTCATTTTTATCTGGAAAATTAGGGAATATAAAAGTACTATTGATTGCTGTAGTGATATGGATCTTGATTTGTGGAGGAGCTTATTTTGTTAATACACCATTTGAGTTTTATACTACGGCATTTTTTATTGGTTTAGTGATGGGAGGTGTACAGTCATTATCTCGTTCAACCTATTCTAAAATGTTGCCAGATACAACTGATACTACTTCTTATTTTAGTTTCTATGATGTGTTAGAAAAGATAGGGATGACTATCGGTATAATTAGTTTTGGATTCTTGGAAGATGCTTTTAATATAAGGTATTCTGTTATGGCATTGATGATCTTTTTTATTGTTGGTTTGGTACTTTTATTATTTGTTCCAAGAAAAGATATAAAAAAAGTTGCAAATTAG
- a CDS encoding BtrH N-terminal domain-containing protein codes for MRIENFKPFAGQHCESTATGSLLKQIGVHLSEPMLFGLGEGLSYIFWNMKIMDFPFIGGRVKPDILTENICRNLNLDLDVKETSSIKKAWDNVKSHLDSGKAVGVKLDCYYLEYFSSKIHFAGHYVAMYGYDEQFAYLIDTDQQGGQVKTSLKNLELARNEKGPMSSRNRSYTISSKGELTELKIAIKTAINNNANEYLNPSIKNISYKGIAKTATEIKKWFKNSKDIKRDFQTTSVLMERAGTGGALFRNLYRDFLKESNEILQIEGINEAYQDFKEIAQLWKNVSELFYKAGETSDLKYVNEASNVLLTIAEKERVAMERLKNVSV; via the coding sequence ATGAGAATAGAAAACTTTAAACCATTTGCTGGACAACATTGTGAATCAACTGCAACGGGAAGTTTGCTTAAACAAATAGGGGTTCATCTTTCAGAGCCAATGCTATTCGGATTAGGAGAGGGGTTGAGTTATATTTTCTGGAATATGAAAATTATGGATTTTCCATTTATTGGAGGAAGAGTTAAGCCTGATATTTTAACGGAGAATATTTGTAGAAATTTAAATTTGGATTTAGACGTTAAAGAAACGTCATCAATTAAGAAAGCTTGGGATAATGTTAAAAGTCATTTGGATTCGGGTAAAGCTGTTGGGGTAAAGTTAGATTGTTACTATTTGGAGTATTTCTCAAGTAAAATTCATTTTGCAGGTCATTATGTTGCAATGTATGGATATGATGAACAATTTGCATATTTGATTGATACAGATCAACAAGGAGGACAAGTTAAAACGTCATTAAAGAATCTTGAATTGGCAAGAAATGAAAAAGGGCCAATGTCTTCAAGAAATAGAAGCTATACTATCAGTAGTAAAGGTGAATTAACAGAGTTGAAAATTGCGATTAAAACAGCTATCAATAATAATGCAAATGAATATTTGAATCCATCAATTAAAAATATAAGCTACAAAGGTATCGCAAAGACTGCAACAGAAATCAAAAAGTGGTTTAAAAATAGTAAGGATATAAAAAGAGATTTTCAAACAACATCTGTTTTAATGGAAAGAGCAGGAACAGGTGGGGCTCTTTTTAGAAACTTGTACAGAGACTTTTTAAAAGAGAGTAATGAAATTCTACAAATAGAGGGAATTAATGAAGCATATCAAGATTTTAAAGAAATAGCGCAACTTTGGAAAAATGTTTCTGAATTGTTTTATAAAGCTGGAGAGACAAGTGACTTAAAATATGTCAATGAGGCTTCGAATGTTTTATTAACTATAGCTGAAAAAGAAAGAGTTGCTATGGAGAGGTTGAAAAATGTTAGCGTTTAG
- a CDS encoding ester cyclase, with translation MENSNKQLIIDFYSKVFGLGDEKFADKVLADNYIQHNPIVKTGKSGFMEFMTMLKQMPKPKNPKQPFMRFLSEGDFVAVHSQIEFMGKENATVDFYRIENGLILEHWDAVQEIVDSLPRVVGTVEIDDQEQTEVNKEVVKGFVNQILIEKRMGQTSAFLSSKLSIADFEMDYDNFKLHRVIGEKNFVLTQAVITKKETRFVQYEIYRLSNQLIVEYWVVKQVIPETMAHSNGMI, from the coding sequence ATGGAAAATTCAAACAAACAACTTATAATAGACTTTTATTCCAAAGTATTTGGACTAGGAGATGAGAAATTTGCAGATAAAGTACTTGCGGATAATTACATTCAACATAACCCGATAGTGAAAACTGGAAAAAGTGGGTTTATGGAGTTTATGACAATGTTAAAACAAATGCCTAAGCCTAAAAATCCAAAGCAACCATTCATGCGGTTTCTGAGTGAGGGTGATTTTGTGGCAGTTCATTCACAAATTGAATTTATGGGAAAGGAAAATGCTACCGTAGACTTTTATCGAATTGAAAACGGTTTAATTTTAGAACATTGGGATGCTGTTCAAGAAATCGTTGACTCGTTACCAAGAGTTGTTGGAACTGTCGAAATTGATGATCAGGAACAAACAGAGGTAAATAAGGAGGTTGTGAAGGGGTTTGTAAATCAAATCTTGATTGAAAAACGTATGGGTCAAACATCAGCCTTTTTATCTTCTAAACTATCAATAGCTGATTTTGAAATGGATTATGATAATTTTAAGCTTCATCGAGTGATTGGTGAAAAGAATTTTGTATTGACACAAGCTGTGATAACTAAGAAAGAAACTCGATTTGTGCAGTATGAAATTTATAGGTTGTCAAACCAATTAATTGTAGAATATTGGGTTGTTAAACAAGTGATTCCTGAGACAATGGCTCATTCAAACGGAATGATTTGA
- a CDS encoding response regulator transcription factor: MSKKIKVLLVEDDPNLGLLLSEYINAKGYECTLRVNGQEGYDTFIKDDFDFLIFDVMMPIKDGFTLAKEIRGIDKEIPILFLTAKSLKEDTLKGFNVGADDYMTKPFSMEELLARMNAILRRIPTQDENESGHYEIGFFDFDYNQQILSHGEESNKLTTKENELLKLLCKNKNGVLERNDALKAVWGDDNYFNGRSMDVYIAKLRKHLKADPSIEIINIHGKGFKLLAK, translated from the coding sequence ATGAGCAAAAAAATTAAAGTACTACTTGTTGAGGATGACCCTAATTTAGGGCTTCTTTTATCTGAATACATTAACGCCAAAGGCTACGAATGTACACTAAGAGTGAACGGACAAGAGGGATACGACACTTTCATTAAAGACGATTTTGATTTCCTAATTTTCGATGTAATGATGCCCATCAAGGATGGCTTTACACTAGCCAAAGAAATTAGAGGAATTGACAAAGAAATTCCTATACTATTTTTAACAGCAAAATCTTTAAAAGAAGACACACTAAAAGGTTTTAACGTTGGCGCTGACGACTATATGACCAAACCATTTAGCATGGAGGAACTGCTTGCAAGAATGAATGCTATACTCCGAAGAATTCCAACGCAAGACGAAAACGAAAGCGGACATTATGAAATCGGCTTTTTTGACTTTGATTATAATCAGCAAATCCTTTCTCATGGTGAGGAATCCAATAAGCTTACAACTAAAGAGAACGAGCTTCTTAAGCTACTTTGCAAAAACAAAAACGGGGTACTAGAACGAAACGATGCCTTAAAAGCCGTTTGGGGAGATGACAACTATTTCAACGGAAGAAGTATGGATGTTTATATTGCTAAACTCAGAAAACACCTAAAAGCTGATCCCAGCATTGAAATAATCAATATCCACGGTAAGGGCTTTAAACTTCTAGCAAAGTAA
- a CDS encoding ATP-binding protein → MKKIKTPKQFSLVVASILAVASVVISSLFQIVFDERIYVSRFFVVAVASFAISYGVVYFFLESLITSKIRLLYRVIHSNDSGYKEVDLSMGEDVLGEAEKEVMKWGKIKSEEIEKLKEQEEYRREFLGNLAHELKTPIFSIQGYILTLLEGGLEDEKMNRVFLERANKGVDRMTRLVEDLDMVTEIETGRIVLHQDSVDIVALVQDVLDSFEIKAKTKKVTLSLLSDFESKKVFCDKDKIEQVLINLINNSINYGNENGATKVKLFDAEDHVLIEIADDGIGISKEHLSRLFERFYRVDKSRARHAGGTGLGLSIVKHIIEAHQQKIGVRSEFGKGSVFHFSLKKV, encoded by the coding sequence ATGAAAAAAATTAAAACGCCTAAACAGTTTTCGTTAGTAGTGGCTTCAATATTAGCGGTAGCTTCTGTTGTGATCTCTAGTTTGTTTCAAATAGTGTTTGATGAAAGAATATATGTGTCTCGTTTCTTTGTCGTGGCAGTTGCATCTTTTGCGATTAGCTATGGGGTCGTTTATTTTTTCTTAGAAAGCTTAATAACGTCCAAAATTCGTCTGTTATACCGTGTGATTCATAGTAATGACTCAGGGTATAAAGAAGTGGATTTAAGTATGGGGGAGGATGTTTTAGGGGAAGCAGAAAAAGAAGTGATGAAGTGGGGAAAAATAAAGAGTGAAGAAATAGAAAAGTTAAAAGAGCAAGAGGAGTATAGGAGAGAGTTTTTAGGGAATTTAGCACATGAGTTAAAGACACCTATTTTTAGTATTCAAGGTTATATTTTAACGTTGTTAGAGGGAGGTTTGGAAGATGAAAAAATGAACCGTGTTTTTTTGGAGAGAGCCAATAAGGGAGTGGACAGGATGACTAGATTGGTAGAGGATTTGGATATGGTTACTGAAATCGAAACAGGAAGGATTGTGTTGCACCAAGATTCAGTTGATATTGTTGCCTTGGTTCAAGATGTGTTGGATAGTTTTGAAATTAAAGCAAAAACGAAAAAGGTTACTTTGTCGCTTTTGTCAGATTTTGAGAGTAAAAAAGTGTTTTGTGATAAAGATAAAATAGAGCAGGTGTTGATTAATTTAATTAACAACTCGATAAACTATGGTAATGAAAACGGAGCTACAAAAGTAAAACTGTTTGATGCTGAGGATCATGTGTTGATCGAAATAGCAGATGATGGAATAGGTATTTCTAAAGAGCATTTAAGCCGTTTGTTTGAGCGCTTTTATAGAGTAGATAAAAGTAGAGCAAGACATGCAGGAGGTACAGGTTTAGGGTTGTCGATAGTTAAGCATATTATTGAAGCTCACCAACAGAAAATAGGTGTGAGAAGTGAATTTGGTAAGGGGTCAGTCTTTCATTTTTCATTAAAAAAAGTTTAA
- a CDS encoding HAMP domain-containing histidine kinase, with product MVKKHLILILSILSSTALIGIIAIQAFWIMSTINQRELQFDAAIKKSLIEVIHNTNRYEAIKKLNSDKKTQQLYNLLNNNLNLSKQLGSNTLDSTLTINGNLQELWGNQQNIMEELVKELFTQNSYKTIEERIPQPTLDSIIGSVFTKNGLKVKYYFGVFDRANNLIYTNKSDAIDQLLKSDYRLNLFPNDFFGSPAYLGFMIPHQRAYVFKSMSLLLILSTLFIIIIIFTFYHTFTIIYKQKKISIIKNDFINNMTHELKTPISTISLACEALSDKDLGSSETTRNRFVSMINEENKRLGVLVENVLQSAVLDRGEIQLKPEPLDINSIIEKAVKNVIIQVEKKNGTIAIESKATNTNIIADRVHITNVIYNLLDNANKYTPESPKINISTEDVVNGIVIKIRDNGIGISKENQQKIFDRLYRVPTGDRHDVKGFGLGLSYVKAIIDKHHGKITINSSLGKGTTFSIHLPLKPENYEQKN from the coding sequence ATGGTTAAAAAACATTTAATACTCATTTTATCAATATTAAGTAGTACTGCACTAATCGGTATTATTGCAATTCAAGCTTTTTGGATCATGAGTACTATTAATCAAAGAGAGCTACAATTTGATGCTGCCATTAAAAAATCTCTTATTGAAGTTATACACAATACCAATAGATATGAAGCTATAAAAAAGTTAAATTCAGACAAAAAGACGCAACAATTATACAACCTCCTAAACAACAACCTGAACCTATCTAAACAGTTAGGCAGCAACACTCTGGATAGCACCCTAACGATTAATGGAAATCTTCAAGAACTTTGGGGGAACCAGCAGAACATTATGGAGGAATTAGTAAAAGAACTTTTTACTCAAAACTCATATAAAACAATTGAAGAAAGAATACCTCAACCAACTTTAGACAGCATTATTGGATCTGTTTTCACAAAAAACGGCCTTAAAGTCAAGTATTATTTTGGTGTATTTGACAGAGCTAACAACCTAATATACACCAACAAAAGTGATGCTATTGATCAGCTTTTAAAAAGCGACTATCGTTTAAACCTATTCCCCAATGATTTTTTTGGATCGCCAGCTTATCTAGGGTTTATGATTCCCCACCAACGAGCCTATGTCTTCAAATCTATGAGTCTACTTTTAATCCTTTCCACCCTTTTTATCATCATAATTATTTTTACTTTTTATCACACATTCACCATTATATACAAACAGAAAAAAATCTCTATCATAAAAAATGACTTCATTAACAACATGACGCACGAACTTAAAACACCTATTTCTACCATATCACTTGCTTGTGAAGCACTTAGTGACAAAGATTTAGGAAGTTCTGAAACGACTAGAAACAGGTTTGTTTCAATGATAAATGAAGAAAATAAAAGACTAGGGGTTCTTGTAGAGAACGTTCTCCAAAGCGCAGTATTGGACAGAGGTGAAATCCAACTTAAACCAGAACCACTTGATATCAACTCCATTATTGAAAAAGCAGTTAAAAACGTTATTATTCAAGTTGAGAAAAAAAACGGAACAATTGCTATCGAATCAAAAGCCACAAACACCAATATTATTGCTGACAGAGTACACATCACCAATGTCATCTACAACTTATTGGATAACGCTAATAAATACACCCCAGAGTCTCCAAAAATAAACATTTCTACAGAAGATGTTGTGAATGGAATAGTAATCAAAATAAGAGACAACGGAATAGGTATCTCAAAAGAGAATCAACAAAAAATATTCGATCGACTCTACCGTGTTCCAACAGGCGACAGACATGATGTAAAAGGCTTTGGACTTGGATTAAGCTATGTTAAAGCAATTATTGACAAACACCACGGAAAAATTACAATAAACAGTTCTCTTGGAAAAGGAACTACTTTTAGTATTCATCTACCATTAAAACCAGAAAATTATGAGCAAAAAAATTAA